The proteins below are encoded in one region of Balaenoptera acutorostrata chromosome 11, mBalAcu1.1, whole genome shotgun sequence:
- the LOC130709295 gene encoding 52 kDa repressor of the inhibitor of the protein kinase: protein MPNFCAAPNCTRKSTQSDLAFFRFPRDPARCQKWVENCRRADLEDKTPDQLNKHYRLCAKHFETSMICRTSPYRTVLRDNAIPTIFDLTSHLNNPHSRHRKRIKELSEDEIRTLKQKKIDETSEQEPKHKEINNSNAQNPSAEEGGEEQDGDILPLTLEEKENKEYLKSLFEILILMGKQNIPLDGHEADEIPEGLFTPDNFQALLECRINSGEEVLRKRFETTAVNTLFCSKTQQKQMLEICESCIREETLREVRDSHFFSIVTDDVVDIAGEEHLPVLVRFVDEAHNLREEFVGFLPYEADAEILAVKFHTTITEKWGLNMEYCRGQAYIVSSGFSSKMKVVASRLLEKYPQAIYTLCSSCALNMWLAKSVPVIGVSVVLGTIEEVCSFFHRSPQLLLELDNVISVLFQNNDERGKELKEICHSQWTGRHDAFEILVDLLQALVLCLDGINSDTNVRWNNCIAGRAFVLCSAVTDFDFIVTIVVLKNVLSFTRAFGKNLQGQTSDVFFAASSLTAVLHSLNEVMENIEVYHEFWFEEATNLAAKLDIQMKLPGKFRRAQHSNLESQLTSESYYKETLSVPTVEHIIQELKDIFSEQHLKALKCLSLVPSVMGQLKFNTSEEHHADMYRSDLPNPDTLSAELHCWRIKWKHRGKDIELPSTIYEALHLPDIKFFPNVYALLKVLCILPVMKVENERYENGRKRLKAYLRNTLTDQRSSNLALLNINFDIKHDLDLMVDTYIKLYTSKSELPTDNSETIENT from the coding sequence ATGCCGAACTTCTGCGCGGCCCCCAACTGCACGCGGAAGAGCACGCAGTCGGACCTGGCCTTTTTCAGGTTCCCGCGGGATCCAGCCAGATGCCAGAAGTGGGTGGAGAATTGTAGGAGAGCAGACTTAGAAGATAAAACACCTGATCAACTAAATAAACATTATCGATTGTGTGCCAAACACTTTGAGACTTCTATGATCTGTAGAACTAGCCCTTATAGGACAGTTCTTCGAGATAATGCAATACCAACAATATTTGATCTTACCAGCCATTTGAATAATCCACACAGTAGACACAGAAAACGGATAAAAGAATTGAGTGAAGATGAAATCAGgacactgaaacagaaaaaaattgatgaaactTCTGAACAGGAACCAAAACATAAGGAAATAAACAACAGCAATGCTCAGAACCCCAGTGCAGAAGAAGGGGGTGAAGAGCAGGATGGAGACATTTTACCTTTAACccttgaagagaaggaaaataaagaatacttaaaatctttatttgaaattttgattcTTATGGGAAAACAGAACATACCTCTGGATGGACATGAAGCTGATGAAATCCCAGAAGGTCTGTTTACTCCTGATAACTTTCAAGCACTGCTGGAGTGCCGGATCAATTCTGGTGAAGAGGTTCTGAGAAAGCGCTTTGAGACAACAGCAGTTAACACATTGTTCTGTTCAAAAACACAGCAGAAACAGATGCTAGAGATCTGTGAGAGCTGCATTCGGGAAGAAACCCTCAGGGAAGTGAGAGACTCTCACTTCTTTTCCATCGTCACTGACGATGTGGTGGACATAGCAGGGGAAGAGCACCTGCCTGTGTTGGTGAGGTTTGTTGACGAAGCTCACAACCTGAGAGAGGAATTTGTGGGCTTCCTGCCTTATGAAGCTGATgcagaaattttggctgtgaaaTTTCACACTACGATAACTGAGAAGTGGGGATTAAACATGGAGTACTGTCGTGGCCAGGCTTACATTGTGTCCAGTGGattttcttccaaaatgaaaGTTGTTGCTTCTAGACTTTTAGAGAAATATCCCCAAGCGATCTACACACTCTGCTCTTCCTGTGCCTTAAATATGTGGTTGGCAAAATCAGTGCCTGTTATTGGAGTATCTGTCGTGTTAGGAACAATTGaggaagtttgttcttttttccatcGATCACCACAACTGCTTTTAGAGCTTGACAATGTAATTTCTGTCCTATTTCAGAACAATGACGAAAGGggcaaagaactgaaggaaatttGCCATTCTCAGTGGACAGGCAGGCATGATGCTTTTGAAATCTTAGTGGACCTCCTACAAGCACTTGTTTTATGTTTAGATGGTATAAATAGTGACACAAATGTTAGATGGAATAACTGTATAGCTGGCCGAGCATTTGTACTCTGTAGTGCAGTAACAGATTTTGACTTCATCGTTACCATTGTTGTTCTTAAAAATGTTCTATCTTTTACAAGAGCCTTTGGGAAAAATCTTCAGGGGCAAACTTCTGATGTCTTCTTTGCAGCCAGTAGTTTGACTGCAGTGCTGCATTCACTAAATGAAGTGATGGAAAATATCGAAGTTTATCATGAATTTTGGTTTGAGGAAGCCACAAATTTGGCAGCCAAACTTGATATTCAGATGAAACTCCCAGGGAAATTTCGCAGAGCTCAGCACAGTAACCTGGAATCTCAGCTAACCTCTGAGAGTTACTATAAAGAAACTCTAAGTGTTCCAACAGTGGAACACATTATTCAGGAACTGAAAGATATATTCTCAGAACAACACCTCAAAGCTCTTAAATGCTTATCTCTGGTACCCTCTGTCATGGGACAGCTTAAATTCAATACATCAGAGGAGCATCATGCTGACATGTACAGAAGTGATTTACCTAATCCTGACACACTCTCTGCTGAGCTGCATTGTTGGAGAATCaagtggaaacacagagggaaagaTATAGAACTTCCATCCACTATTTATGAAGCCCTTCATCTGCCAGACATCAAGTTTTTTCCTAATGTTTATGCATTGCTGAAGGTCCTGTGTATTCTTCCTGTGATGAAGGTTGAGAATGAACGCTATGAAAATGGACGAAAGCGTCTCAAAGCATACCTGAGGAACACTTTGACAGACCAAAGGTCAAGTAACTTGGCTTTGCTTAacataaattttgatataaaacACGATTTGGATTTAATGGTGGATACATATATCAAACTCTATACAAGTAAGTCAGAGCTTCCTACAGATAATTCAGAAACCATTGAAAATAcctaa